One genomic region from Halococcus qingdaonensis encodes:
- a CDS encoding phosphoglucomutase/phosphomannomutase family protein — MDAISFGTDGWRATLDVFTAPRVRMVGQAVATHLDGRDAPVGVCYDARESSRGFAEELARVLATNGFDVLLPERDRPTPLLAWAIADRDLAGGLMVTASHNPAEYNGVKFIPDDGAPALPEITESIEANLAEPTSLPEAEWGTIRETDFVASHAEHAHDLVAEYADEAALDDLTVAYDAMHGSGRGVTDELLSAAGASVERLRCERASDFGGTSPEPSAEHLGELATHVQDGDANLGIANDGDADRLAVVTPERGHLDENLFFAALYDFLLESASGSAVRTVSTTFLVDRIAEAHGESVVETAVGFKWVARAMAEADALVGGEESGGFSVAGHVREKDGVLLALLAAAAEREEPLDDRVDRLLDEHGEIHQSKISVDCPDDEKARVLDELEGELPDRVAGEAVADVVTTDGFKTVLESGAWLLVRPSGTEPVLRVYAEAESEERVAALLDAGEELVAPLV, encoded by the coding sequence ATGGACGCTATCTCGTTCGGTACCGACGGCTGGCGGGCGACGCTCGACGTCTTCACCGCACCCCGCGTGCGGATGGTCGGCCAGGCGGTCGCGACCCACCTCGACGGGCGCGACGCGCCGGTCGGCGTCTGCTACGACGCCCGCGAGAGCTCGCGCGGGTTCGCCGAGGAGCTCGCGCGCGTGCTCGCGACCAACGGGTTCGACGTGCTCCTCCCCGAGCGTGATCGCCCGACGCCGCTGCTGGCCTGGGCGATCGCCGACCGCGATCTCGCCGGCGGGCTGATGGTCACGGCCTCGCACAACCCGGCGGAGTACAACGGCGTGAAGTTCATCCCCGACGACGGCGCGCCCGCGCTGCCCGAGATCACGGAGTCGATCGAGGCGAACCTCGCCGAGCCGACGTCGCTCCCCGAAGCGGAGTGGGGGACGATCCGGGAGACGGATTTCGTCGCCTCGCACGCCGAACACGCCCACGATCTCGTGGCGGAGTACGCCGACGAGGCCGCCCTCGACGACCTGACCGTCGCCTACGACGCCATGCACGGCAGCGGCCGTGGTGTCACCGACGAACTGCTCTCGGCGGCGGGTGCGTCGGTCGAGCGGCTGCGCTGCGAGCGCGCGTCCGACTTCGGCGGCACGTCGCCCGAACCGAGCGCCGAGCATCTCGGCGAGCTGGCGACGCACGTCCAGGACGGCGACGCGAACCTCGGCATCGCCAACGACGGCGACGCCGACCGGCTCGCCGTGGTGACGCCCGAACGGGGCCATCTCGACGAGAACCTGTTCTTCGCCGCGCTCTACGACTTCCTCCTGGAATCGGCATCGGGGTCGGCGGTGCGAACCGTCTCGACGACGTTCCTCGTCGATCGCATCGCCGAGGCCCACGGCGAGTCGGTCGTCGAGACGGCGGTCGGGTTCAAGTGGGTCGCGCGGGCGATGGCTGAAGCCGACGCGCTCGTGGGCGGCGAGGAGTCGGGCGGGTTCTCGGTCGCCGGCCACGTCCGGGAGAAGGACGGTGTGCTCCTGGCACTGCTCGCGGCGGCCGCCGAGCGCGAGGAACCGCTCGACGACCGGGTCGATCGCCTACTCGACGAGCACGGCGAAATCCACCAGTCGAAGATCAGTGTCGACTGTCCGGACGACGAGAAGGCGCGTGTACTCGACGAGCTGGAGGGTGAACTGCCCGACCGGGTCGCGGGCGAGGCGGTCGCGGACGTCGTGACCACAGACGGGTTCAAGACCGTGCTCGAAAGCGGCGCGTGGCTGCTCGTCCGTCCGAGCGGGACGGAACCCGTGCTTCGGGTCTACGCCGAGGCCGAAAGCGAGGAGCGGGTCGCGGCGTTGCTCGACGCCGGCGAGGAACTGGTCGCGCCGCTCGTCTGA
- a CDS encoding multicopper oxidase domain-containing protein: MTDRIGAPGTGISRREFLAASGGVGTALLAGCTAGGRQSATNPTLGDPPANVSGSGGKLPYTSPPEVVQVDDQGGKVTLSTQQCRHAVHPKETMGGPIELPQVWAFKADDGPASVPGPILRTTEGNDMEVTLDNTDGMRPHTVHFHGSQKTWKNDGVPTTTGIQVEPGEKHTYSIPANVPGTHFYHCHYQTHRHIDMGMYGILRVDPKGYEPADKEYFMTVKEWDSRLNRMMAGGDAQYSPRDRNPDVFTINGKSAPRSFHPEDGSPIIVDKGDTVRVHFVNGGYMSHPLHTHNHRFEVIEHDGGVIPEVARYDQDVTNVAPAERRVIEFTADADPGIYLLHCHKVNHVMNGDSYPGGMLGAIVYREAMDSDIFGQLMEYAGYDGK, from the coding sequence ATGACCGATCGGATCGGCGCTCCGGGGACGGGCATCTCACGGCGGGAGTTTCTGGCGGCGAGCGGCGGTGTCGGCACGGCGCTGCTCGCCGGCTGCACGGCGGGTGGCCGGCAGTCGGCGACGAACCCGACGCTCGGCGATCCGCCGGCGAACGTGAGCGGGAGCGGCGGCAAACTCCCGTACACCTCGCCACCCGAGGTCGTGCAGGTCGACGATCAGGGTGGGAAGGTGACGCTCAGCACCCAGCAGTGCCGACACGCGGTCCATCCCAAGGAGACGATGGGCGGGCCGATCGAACTCCCGCAGGTCTGGGCGTTCAAGGCCGACGACGGGCCGGCGAGCGTGCCGGGACCGATCCTCCGGACTACCGAGGGCAACGACATGGAAGTGACTCTCGACAACACCGACGGGATGCGCCCGCACACGGTCCATTTCCACGGCTCACAGAAGACCTGGAAGAACGACGGCGTACCGACCACGACCGGGATCCAGGTCGAGCCGGGGGAGAAACACACCTACTCCATCCCGGCGAACGTCCCCGGCACGCACTTCTATCACTGCCACTACCAGACCCATCGTCACATCGACATGGGGATGTACGGCATCCTCCGCGTCGACCCGAAGGGATACGAGCCGGCCGACAAGGAGTACTTCATGACGGTCAAGGAGTGGGACTCCCGGCTCAACCGGATGATGGCCGGCGGCGACGCCCAGTACAGCCCACGCGATCGCAATCCCGACGTGTTCACGATCAACGGCAAGAGCGCCCCGCGCTCGTTCCACCCCGAGGACGGCTCGCCGATCATCGTCGACAAGGGCGACACCGTTCGAGTCCACTTCGTCAACGGCGGCTACATGTCCCACCCGCTGCACACCCACAACCACCGCTTCGAGGTGATCGAGCACGACGGCGGCGTGATTCCCGAGGTCGCCCGCTACGATCAGGACGTCACCAACGTCGCGCCCGCCGAGCGCCGCGTGATCGAGTTCACCGCCGACGCCGACCCGGGTATCTACCTCCTGCATTGCCACAAGGTCAACCACGTGATGAACGGCGACAGCTATCCCGGCGGGATGCTCGGCGCGATCGTCTACCGCGAGGCGATGGATTCCGACATCTTCGGCCAGCTCATGGAGTACGCCGGCTACGACGGGAAGTGA
- the larB gene encoding nickel pincer cofactor biosynthesis protein LarB, with protein MRETLAALAAGEISIATAEARLAGYATGEAGRFDAAREARSGVPEAVFAEGKTTDEIHELLDLALETTGRGLATRIDDDTAATVRDRLSDDWPAAEIDHDERANVLRVRTVDFEPPVLEATVGIVTAGTVDAGPAGEAAAVVREMGATVERYDDVGVAGVHRLFDELGELRDMDVLVVAAGREGALPTVIAGLVGVPVIALPTASGYGYGGEGEAALAGALQSCTALTTVNVDAGFVAGAQAGLIARALDEARK; from the coding sequence ATGCGCGAAACGCTGGCCGCCCTCGCGGCGGGCGAGATCTCGATAGCGACCGCCGAAGCGCGCCTCGCGGGCTACGCGACGGGCGAGGCGGGACGGTTCGACGCCGCCCGCGAGGCACGGAGCGGGGTCCCCGAGGCGGTGTTCGCCGAGGGGAAGACGACCGACGAGATCCACGAACTACTCGATCTCGCCCTCGAAACGACGGGACGCGGACTCGCCACCAGGATCGACGACGACACCGCCGCGACGGTGCGTGACCGACTCTCCGACGACTGGCCTGCGGCGGAGATCGACCACGACGAGCGCGCGAACGTCCTCCGAGTGCGGACGGTCGACTTCGAGCCGCCAGTCTTGGAGGCGACGGTCGGGATCGTCACCGCCGGCACGGTCGACGCGGGGCCGGCGGGCGAGGCGGCGGCCGTCGTTCGTGAGATGGGGGCCACCGTCGAGCGCTACGACGACGTCGGCGTCGCCGGCGTCCATCGACTGTTCGACGAACTCGGCGAACTCCGAGATATGGACGTGCTCGTGGTCGCCGCCGGGCGCGAGGGCGCGCTGCCGACCGTGATCGCCGGACTCGTCGGCGTTCCCGTGATCGCCCTGCCGACCGCCTCGGGCTACGGCTATGGGGGAGAGGGTGAGGCGGCGCTCGCCGGCGCGCTCCAGTCGTGTACCGCACTCACGACCGTGAACGTCGATGCGGGGTTCGTCGCGGGCGCACAGGCAGGGTTGATTGCACGGGCACTCGACGAGGCACGAAAATGA
- a CDS encoding GIY-YIG nuclease family protein — protein sequence MSHHVYIVECSDGSLYTGYTTDVERRVAEHNAGTGAKYTRGRTPVELRHTETFDAKGAALSREHEIKGLSHSRKERLCE from the coding sequence GTGAGCCACCACGTCTACATCGTCGAGTGTAGCGACGGCTCCCTCTACACCGGCTACACGACCGACGTCGAGCGACGGGTGGCCGAGCACAACGCCGGCACCGGCGCGAAATACACCCGCGGGCGGACACCTGTCGAGCTGCGCCACACGGAGACGTTCGACGCCAAAGGAGCGGCGCTGTCGCGCGAACACGAGATCAAGGGGCTCTCGCACAGTCGGAAGGAACGGCTGTGCGAGTGA
- a CDS encoding halocyanin domain-containing protein translates to MRGTTADPSAARCGRRGFLKVAGSTAVGIGTVGATAGTASAQESGAAGWFDGVDNFEKVVDKTGTKQIEVAVGAKGNGGNFAFSPPAVRVDPGTTVTWKWTGEGGGHNVVAENGAFESETASEAGHTFEHTVEEKGAVNYACVPHRSMGMRGAILVGADAAVESGAGNGSEESSSPYGGWLDDVENFEEVVDRTGRDRVEIGVGAPGNGGIFAFDPPAIHVDPGTTVVWRRLEESEALTVVADDESFWTDFSGTDGETFEWTFTGNRVVKYSCPAYEQLGMKGLLVVGNPDLPSAGDVLSTPWGGALAGSGLMAVLSPLVFGGFLAVRRSRDREP, encoded by the coding sequence ATGCGGGGAACCACAGCGGACCCAAGCGCGGCACGATGCGGTCGACGGGGGTTCCTGAAAGTCGCCGGCAGCACGGCCGTCGGCATCGGGACGGTCGGCGCGACGGCGGGAACCGCCAGCGCACAGGAGAGCGGCGCTGCGGGCTGGTTCGACGGCGTCGACAACTTCGAGAAGGTGGTCGACAAGACGGGAACGAAGCAGATCGAAGTGGCCGTCGGCGCGAAGGGCAACGGCGGGAACTTCGCGTTCTCGCCGCCGGCCGTCCGCGTCGATCCAGGAACCACGGTCACCTGGAAGTGGACCGGCGAGGGCGGTGGCCACAACGTCGTCGCCGAAAACGGGGCCTTCGAGAGCGAGACCGCGAGCGAGGCCGGCCACACGTTCGAGCACACCGTCGAGGAGAAGGGGGCGGTCAACTACGCCTGCGTGCCCCACCGGAGCATGGGGATGCGCGGGGCGATCCTCGTCGGTGCCGATGCCGCCGTCGAGAGCGGCGCGGGGAACGGTAGTGAGGAATCATCGTCGCCGTACGGTGGCTGGCTCGACGATGTCGAGAACTTCGAGGAGGTCGTCGACCGCACCGGTCGCGATCGGGTCGAGATCGGGGTGGGCGCGCCGGGCAACGGCGGGATCTTCGCGTTCGACCCACCAGCGATCCACGTCGATCCCGGGACGACGGTCGTCTGGCGACGGCTGGAGGAGAGCGAGGCGCTCACAGTCGTCGCCGACGACGAGTCGTTCTGGACCGACTTCAGCGGGACGGACGGGGAGACGTTCGAGTGGACGTTCACCGGCAATCGGGTGGTGAAATACTCCTGCCCGGCCTACGAGCAGCTCGGGATGAAGGGGCTGCTCGTCGTCGGCAACCCCGATCTCCCGTCGGCCGGCGACGTGCTCTCGACGCCGTGGGGCGGCGCGCTGGCCGGGAGCGGGCTGATGGCCGTTCTCTCGCCGCTCGTCTTCGGCGGGTTCCTCGCGGTTCGGAGAAGCCGCGATCGGGAGCCGTGA
- a CDS encoding DUF7563 family protein — protein MPECDYCGEHVSEQFERVFADEDGRLFACPGCAANAGIAEAAKERAKNA, from the coding sequence ATGCCAGAATGTGACTACTGTGGCGAGCACGTCTCGGAGCAGTTCGAGCGGGTGTTCGCCGACGAGGACGGGCGGCTGTTCGCCTGTCCCGGCTGCGCGGCGAACGCCGGCATCGCCGAGGCGGCCAAAGAACGCGCGAAAAACGCCTGA